The genomic stretch TGGACACTAAGGAATGGTTAGATAAATTAGTAGATTATATAAAGATTGACAAATTTACCTGTTTGCTGAGAGGAAACCCCTGGAAAGAATGCAAGAAAGATTGTGAACTGCTGATTTTGCAACCATTTCCCATCATGCTTTGACCTTGATATGTATAACTGTGAGCAGAAGGAGAGAAAATCTCATAAGAAAAGCTTTCTAAAGTAAATCTAACTGAGAGTGCACTGTTTTTTTATCAGCTAGTCAAATATCAGTAAACACTATGGTCTCAAAATGATTTCACGGATCACACTTTCTAGGGGAGTCATGCAAAGGGAACAGAGATTCATCCAAAGCCATTATTACAGAATTTAAAGTCCAAAAGTTCAGATAAAGACTCTAGGTACATTGCAGAACAATTAATAAAATATCCTAAAAGGATTCCCACTAGATTCACAAACAGCAATCTGAGGCAAACAAGGGAAAACTAATAAATCAATAGTGGCAAAAATATACTTCTAGTAGTGAACAAGGAACATTAAGGTGAAAAATAAAGCAAGATATACTCATTGGGAGCCAAGTTTGATAATCCTTGGACTTTGGAAAACCTGATACTGTGGTGTGTGAATACCATTGGATCATGTGCAGTAGAATTTTAAACAAAAGGTCAAGACAGTCAACCTTAATGGCATTACTATGCTTTAAGTAAGTGTGCAGTAAAATTCTGTAcatgtttatttggaaataagcCCATAATGTATTCAGAATAATTATTCTCAGATAATCATACAAAATATCCAGCATAACACTATGTTGTGTTGGGGGAATTTATTATCTATTTGGGACTAAAATATGtcataaaaataaagtatttgcatttttgtgtgcatatgtctttaagtcatctgttgacttctGGTAATCCCATGAATTTTGCAGGGGTTTTTTTAGGGAAAGaatatgaggaggaggaggaaagagcataCAGCACCTGACATTCCCTGAGCATCTCCCTTCAAAGTATTAACCAtgtctgaccctgtttagctccTGGGATCTGACAAACTCAGGATATTTTGGCCTCTAATATTTATATCGCTTTTATAATAACACAGAAAATATGgtaaaaatagtaaaacaaatGAGAATACTAAATCAAAATACAATCAGTATTCATGTATTTTCATAAGTAGGTCATACCAGGATTCTGTATTTACATCATCCATACATTCAGTTTAACCCTTTCCTCACTGCTGACTAGTTGATGTGCTAAATATCAGAGTAATGCATCAATCCTAATTTCATTACTGATTTCCTGTGTGGTTTGATCCTATGATCATATCAGTGCAAGTATCTCAAGTGCATTAGTCATTATGACATATATCATGATGCTGCTTCATATGTGAAGACATCCATATCCTCATTGGTAAAACCAATTATGATGCAATTATTTCTCCCCAAGTGATCAGTATTTTTCCTCCAAAGGCCAAAAATAAAGTATGGGGCAGTTGCTCTGTAGATACAAATAGCAAGTAATGCTTCATAGGACTAAAGGCAGGGGGTCATCTTAAATATCTTGAAAGACCATGGCTACTATGAGCTGTGCATGTTGCTTGACATGTCCATGTTGTCCAGGTTGCAAATGTTGTGATTTCTGCATAAAGTTTCGAAACTTTGTGAATAATATAACCTCTGGCAGATGCTGCTCTTGTTGGCGTTTCCTATTTAGTGATGAACGGCAGTGTAACTGTTGCTTTTGTCCACATTCTGAAGATTCAAGGTGCCAGTGCTGTCACTGCTCATGTTCGGAGAACCCCAATTGtcgctgctgctgttgttcctGTTCTACTAATCGAAATTGCAAGTGTTTATGCTGTACAGATGAGAATACCGACTGTCAGTGCTATGATAGTAGATGCTGCAGTTACCTCACCTATTTGCCTTACAGGCCTAAATATAGACTGAGAAGGTAAGTGCTGTCAAGCTACATTTTTAGGACCACAGGAAGTATCCTTATTATAGCTCAGGGTGCTGATCCAGCAACCCCAATAATGTCTACTCTGATTGGTGGCACATCTCTAGTGTCTCAGGCAGAGGTTTTTCTGGAGTGGGAGATGAAGgcattgtgtgtatatgtgccttcaggtcacctgttgatttatggtgaccccatggatttcagaaACAATGAATATTcaggtgtttccccccccccagttccctcttctgaaatgtagcctacagtaactggtattcattggtggtctcccatcctagtactaaccagagctggccctaCTTAGCTTGAACAGGATCAGGGGCTTTAGGGTATTTGCTCCCTCAATACATATTCTGTCTTCCCcagaaaaaaaattcctttaGTTCTCAAATGTCTAGCACGGCATTACTTAAAACTTTAGTTGAGCATTTAGTTTAGGTAGCCAAAGAAAAGTTTCAGGCAAGGTTAGCAAGGGAATACAGCTAATATAAAAAGTTTACTCTTGAACAATTTTTAGGGACTGAAGGGAGGAGCAAAATTCTTATTCAGGGGTAATGctctcattttcctttccttctgtagCTACATCCTTAGTCTTTCCCTTCATCAGCTATTTGATTTAAAATCAGAAACATGGAGATGATGCAACTTTTTGTATGCAAAAGGTCTCATGTGTGACTTGCACATGAGCATGGGAAAAAATAATCCCTTCAGAAAGATTCAGTATGAGATCAGtgcctgggaaagttacttttgggggctctaaaatcccagaatctcccagtattAGAAAAGATGGAAGGAATGATAATGCTAGAACCAAGGAGTAAAACATAAACTTCCCACCCCCCTGCAACACTGTTTTTAATAAAACTGGAGATTGATATTAAAAATCAATGACAACATTTAAAAAGGCAAAGGTGAAATTGATGGCCACCCATGTAATATGAGATATGAGTAATCAACAAGAACGTCTGTCCAGTCATCATGATCTCTGTCACTTTTTGTGAAATTAAAAACTGCTCCACACAACTTACTGAGGGAAACTACTGAAGAGAGCTTTGATTTTTCTGCCTTCTCAGTTCATGAAAGCAGTAATTTGGTTGCTTCAACAAAATCTATTTTGTGACAGCAAAATGCTTGATATGATCCTTTATTACTGCTTCAATTTACTCCCAGAAAAAAGATCACTGGGCTTAACTCTCTTTGTTTCTCTAGTCTTTAAAACTTGGAAAGCCAAGACTTAAGCTTAGCTGCCAATGGCTAGAtcctttaaaaatggaaactTAAGCCCATTTCAGTTTAACTCCATGTTTTCTTCACCTAACTCAGGGTTAGCCCCCTGTCATTCTCGAAGGAACCAGCAGTAGGTACTATCCAGTCACCGAACTCCACTGAAATGGCTtctattttttttacaattttttggCTAGCTCAAACAAAGTACATTATGGGTCATGTTTCATAGAACTTGAGAATCGCTCATTCAGCAAAGTACAACTTTACCTTTAATCCTTGTGTCAGCCTCATTTTTGTACTAACCACCACCTCATATTATTTTAACAATATGACTACCTCATCAGAGTGTggaaaacgtcaggaataaactcttccaaaacatggccacatagcctgaaaaactcacaaaatctaggaaaagttactttgttggatAGAAACACCCTGAATCTCAAAATTGGGTAGGAGATTCAAAGAGCTGCCATCTAACAAAGCAACTTTTCCATGATTTACAGTTGATGTGTATGCTAGACCAGTTTCTTCTTGTATAATTAGTTTCTTCCCTGCAAAAAGAACTATTCCTTTCTTCACCACCATGATTTGTTGAAAATCAGCATCTCTCACTGTGAGAGCTTCTGTAACATTTTTATCTGtcctatagttgttgttgttttaaaaaaaatgtttatttatcagcataatgtcaggaaaaaacatttttatactaCAGGCATTTTATACTATACAGGACTGCTAGCAGAGCATAAATCTTTTCTGGTATACTTATGTGGCAGCAAATGATGTTCCTTCTGTACTTAGTGAACTAGGTCACTGTTTCACCTCACTCCCAACCACTGACTGCAGGCACACCTGAGCACTATCCAACTGTCCTTCTATAGCCAGGAAGGAAGAAGCAGGCTTTGTCCTACCCCTTGAATAGGGGTGCAGTCTGCTTCTTCCTCCCCAGATATGCAAAGGCAACTAGAAGTGGCTAGGTGTGCCCCGACACCAATTAAATACTCAGGAGGCCCAGTTGCACCTGGATGTCATCAGATTGCCCTTGTATACATGTTTCACAATGAAGTATCGGATTCCTCATTATGCAATGCCCAAGAAAGTGCATATATTTATGCCAATGTAGTCACCAACAAGATTCTTGATATTGTCACAGGATTCACGGACATTGTGGCTTTCATATCTGTTTTCATTCAGAGTCTACTTTCACATCAGCTTAATGTAATTAACATTTGCTTTATGGCTACTTTCAAAAACAGATGGAACAGAGCACAGAGACACAGCATCCAATTTGTCTGAGCAGGTGTACCTGGTGATCTGGCTCCTTCACAGCTACATGTCTCATTTGGTAACTCTCtcctttttaaagtttaattctgagcttggaaatgttgctttttagaCAACAACACCCACAATGTCCATAGCACATGACTGGACTCTGAGATGTTGTCAAAAAGGTAATGTTTTCAATCTCTAGGTTATCTTGTGGTGAACTCTGTCACCTACTACTGAGTAACCAGGGAATGGTCCCTAAAACAACATTGTTCTACAGACCTGTTCCATGTGGCACAAATATAACTGCAGAGATACTAAGACACCTAGATTTCCTTGAGCCACTGCAAACTTGGACATTGCTAGAGAAGCTTTCACAGTGATACAAGGAGAAATATCTCCCACAAGACCTCCCTCCTGCTACAATCACTATTACCAGTAAAATAAGTTGGGGTAAGTGGTTGAAGAGTTGAGAAGAGGTATgatagaaaggaaaaaatagaaaCTCTGAGTGGGATTAAGCCTAAAATAGTGATTAATTTTGCTTCATAATGTAGCCACACATTACAAACAGGATAAGTTCATAATATGAGCTAGGTAATATTACTGATATTGATAGGATCATTAACTATATGACTGATTAACATTTTCAATCTTTTTTTCAATCCCAGACACAAAATTGGAAGTGACATTTCAATCGTTTCATTGGATAAGACAATATCTGCACATGATTTTGTTGACCAACTCATTTGCCCTCTGTGCCAGCGGTTGTTTACTCGCCCATTCATGTTGCCATGTAATCACTGCATTTGTGATAAATGCATCTTGAGGAGCCAAGCTGAGGCTGAGGTCACAGAGAACTTCTTCATCATTGTGTGCCCATCTTGCCACAAAGCACATTGCCTCCCATTCGCTAGGAAAATACAACTGAGGGTTAATTACCTAAGGGCAAAATTGGCCAGGAAGTATATGCGCCGGCATGGTTTCCTAAGGTGGAGATTTGACAGAAGCTATCTTCCAGTCTATTGTCAAGTTTGTGATGAGCAGCGTAAGGCCACCAAGAGATGTGTAACATGTCAACTGAATTACTGTAATATTTGTTTGCGGAACTTTCATCAGGACGTCACCTATCAAAACCATATCTATGCCAAGATTGGTGATGAAGTCTGGGAAGAAACAAACTGTATGCTCCATGGTGATTCATTGCTCTCCAAATACTGCCTTGATGACAATGAACTTGTTTGTGAATATTGCTGTGATGCACAACACAGTGATCATGACACAGTTACTTTGCCAATAGCATgttcaaaattggctgctgcaTTATTCGCTGCTATAGCAAAGTTTAAAAAAGGTTCCTgtttgtatttaattattttatttctgcttGATCCATTCTTAGATACTTTCAAGGTGCATTGCTAAATACATAAGCGCTTTCTCCAGGACTAAACAGTCTCTGTGTAGAAATGGTAACAAATTGGGGGATTCTGATCACAGGAAATGAAGCTATTCAGCTGTGTGATTCAGTGACACTTGCTTTCCTACACCTGTAGAGGTACAAAGTGCATTGTGGGGTTTGGGAAAAGTCACTATTTCTCAGTCTAATTTATTTCCCCAGTTTTTATGAGGTTAAAATGGGATAGCCTTATGCCCACCCCCCAACTATCCTGACAGCTTTGATTGAACAGCAAAATATAAGTGAGCTAAACAAATATTAGCTATTTATTAGCTATTAGTCTGGAAGGAAAACTACATGGCACACATTTCTACTGGAATATTTAACGATTCCTCTGGACACTCCATCCTACTAAAGTTTTAAATATTTACTTAGAAGTGCTACCTCCCTTTCTCTGAAGATTTATGGTGCTTTCTGTAGTGCTTTATTCACAAATGTACAAGTATACTATTATAAGAGACATGCTAAATAGGCAGTCCTACTGTATCTATTAACCCAcatgaaattaaaaagagaagctCCATTCCTTTAATTTTATTAAGTTAAGGGCATATCAACATGTCAAGATGCCCTATCAGCACCATGTAAGAGTGAATGACCAGTGCTTttttctgctgcagcagcagTAATGGAATTGTGTTTTGTACCTAGGGTATTCCCTCTTTAGATCATAGAAATATATCCACAACTTCTCCACTGTTCTTTACAATGGCTACTCCTACCACAACTGTTTAAGAATTCACCCAGAGCTTCCCAAATATATGGGTACCTCTGTTCttatgggattttaaaatatttacacttGTAAAAATGTCAAAATTCTTTTATTCTTATGGATAGATTAGCAcaaattgtttgaattttgttGAAGACAATGTATTATTATAACGTTATTTACTGGTGCTCTGTTTTAAGTCTTTTTACTTGCTTGTCATGTTAATACTTTTACTcttttaaatctgtattttattatctGTCAATTTGTGCATACTTATTTTTGAAGTGTATTGTGAATCAGCACCCCCTTCtgattatacaggttgagtatcttttATCCAAAATTGTGAAAtgcaaaataatccaaaatccaaaattgtctacatagGTGGCTGAactagtgacacctttgctttctgatggttcatgcggaaaattattaaaacattatttctaaaattaccttcaggctatgtttataaggtgtatatgaaacataaatgaatttcatgtttagatttgggtcccatcctCAAGCTATCTCatgtttatgcaaatattccaaaatctgcacaaaaaaaaatctgaaatccaaaatgtttctaGTCCTAAGAATTTTGGATAAAGGAAACCCAACCTGTACCATTTTGCATATGTTATAATACCCTGGGCATTTGATGTCATGTGTATGCATATAAGGGTATATGGGTGGCAGCAGAATCCATCCAAAATGATGGCAAAATTTTGGAAAACTTTGTACAGAGCCTAATTCTTTTTGTGATGGGGGCtcacaatgaaaatgaaaaagaatgttCTGGGCAATTATAGCTCATCCCTGCTTGCAGAAAGGAATTTCCATAATGGAAATGATCAAGGGAAAAACATTGCTCTgttttccttaaaaacaaaagaaaaaacaacaacaacaacaaaaaccaccaaCCCTCTGAGATAGCTGATCATAAATATCCAGCACACATTTAATTTGGCCTTATATTTTGTATAGTTTGCTAGTTTTCCTAGAGAAACTCACAGACATTTAAGTTCAATTTACAGCCAgtaccataatattagcagatcATACATTCCCTTTAACTGAACTATAGTTGAGTTACACATTCACTGAAATGTGGGGTCTTATCTTGGAATGCAGTAACTCTTGTGGTTTCAAAGTCATGAGAGTTTCCTAACTTTAATGCCTTTAGTCAGAACAATACACTGTGGAAGGATTCAGGAGAAGGCATGCTCTGCTGTGGCACACTAGTTATGGAATATTCTCTCACTGGAGGACCAATTGTCAACAATGTTGCTGTCATTCTGGCACCAAGTGGGGCCCAATTAGTTTTACACAAATCCTCATCTGTCCGTggtttaaaattgctttaaaatgtttcaagCTAGTAGAAAAcatgcatgcttttaaaaaaactttaatctATTTTAAACTTGTACATAACATGTGCATTGTTTTCAGTCAAACTATTTAAACCAGGTTTAAtcttatttttaacttgttaactTGTTTATTGTGTTTTTAGCCTTTAAATTACAGCTGACCCTTCACATTCAtgagggttaggggaacaagaccctgTTGAATGTGGAAAATTCACAAATAAGGCAAGCCCTGCCCACTACCTCCAGCAAGCTGTCCCAAGCATGGGAGGAAGAGGTGAGACGGGCTTGTGAGCAGGCTCCCTTGGTCCCTCCGATCACGAATAACCAAATTCGCAAATGCCAAGTCCATGAACGTGAAGAGCTGACTGTAGTAGGTTGGTTTGACTGTATGCTACcctgaggtctttaaatagatggtgggatataaatattttaataaataataacaaatacattATATCCTAAGTTACCTTTACTCCTTACTCTATTTTGTAGATGAATAGACTATGTTTCAAATTATCAGTGGtatgatatttatttctttttcatattaCAGTTCGATATATTATTGATAATGATCTGATGGAAGTCCTGGtactaaaaagtaattttaagtCCTACAAAGAAACCAAAAGGAAGGAGATAAGGAATGGTTTCATCAGGCTGCGAATCATACttcaagaaagagagaaagagttgaTGGAGGCAGTAGAAAACCTTGAGCTTCAAAAACAGAAGGCACTTTATGAATATGCAGCATACACAACCAAGAGAATTCAGCAGATGGACAGCCTGATGCTTTATTCCAAGGAAGCTTTAAAGGAAACCAGCCAGTTTTCATTCCTGCAGTCTGCAAGTTGCTTGATAAGAGAAATAGAAGATTCAATTGCAAATATTTATCAGCCTAGCCCACATCTCAAGGAAGATCCTATTAAACATCTTAAAGTAAACTTTGATCAACTGTCAGAAAGCTTACAAAACATTTTCCCATCACTTGCAAGTAAGCTCCGTTATGACAAAATGATGAAATACCCTTATCCCTCTAGTTCTGACATAATGATTCCAAGGAATATTTCCAGTGCACACATTCCAAACCCATTAGGGTTGAATCGAAGTCAGTCTTTAGCATCCTTTAGTTCACTGGGGGATCAAGCTATGAGCAATGAATTGTTGCAAAGACCAAGATCATCACCACCTTCTGATGTGAGAACTAATGGAATGTATGCAGTTTGGAATGCATCATCAGATACTtcaaaaaatgcaagaaattatcAAAACCTTGGTACTTTATTCAATCAAGAATTACTTGGAGAACAATCTACTTCAGTCCCTGGCCTTGTTGTTGTTTACCAAACACTTGTCTATCCAACTGTTGCTAAGGTAAGACTTTGATAAAATGTATCTCATTCTCTGATTCCACACTTGCTGGCAATCCCAATGACATTGGGAAACCATCAGCATAAAGAATATACATGAGTATCCTCTAGTCACATTGTTCTCTTTCCATCTGtagatatacagtatttaaataaaaGAGAGCTCCAGAAATGTGGTCTCACATTCCAAAACCTTGGCAGGGGAAATCGGTAACAGAATTCTCTTAAAAGACACTTTCACAAGAAATGTGAGAATGTTACAAGTAATCAGTCCAAAAATAAATTTCTGAGAGGTCCTTTTACTTCAGTCTTAAGAAGGATTCTTCACATAGCTTCTTCTCAAACTATTCACCAATACAGGAATGGAGAAACCATGTAGGTTGGATATAAGCTCTTCTTTTATTAGTATATGAAATTAAACTCAGCAGAGGTTTCTACTGGAAGAAatcaagaaaacacatttttcctaataaataataataataataataataataagctttattttttatcctgcctctctgccAAAAGGTGGCTTACAGTTTATAAGAGTCCATACAATAACCAGTATCCCAATCAtaccctccctcccctaaaaatCACATGTTTTGCAGGATCATTCGGCCAtccccctccatggccatttaaTACCATAGAAGCATAGAACCTTTGAGGGGCTTGGGAGATAGTAGAAGGAGAGGTATAGATCTCTGGATACTAGGTGTAACACTACGTACCTGTGATGCAGGAGTCTggccactccttttctgtctctgtggacaacatttccattcaaccagtccagcaagcccgcagtcttggctttatctttgactcttctctgtcgtgtatccctcagatccagaccacagccaaggcttgtagattctttttgtacaatattgccaaaatccgaccatatctctccgcctctactgccaagatcctggtccatgccctagtgatctcacgacttgattactgtaatgtcctcctggctgggcttcctttttctcacctccgtcctttaatctctgtccagcattcagcagcacgcattatcactttcacccaccgctctgaccacatctctcctgtgttggcatcccttcactggctccttctccctttccgcattcagtataagctcctgctgtcgacattcaaagccctccatggactggcccctccttacttatcagaccttctttctcctcaccttcccaccagggccctccgttctggtagtcaagggttcctgtctcagcccaggatttcctctgccccatcccggattcgccccttttcacttgctgcccctcactcctggaaccttcttcctccacaagcaagagccatcacttctttaaccagcttcaaaacggagttgaaaaccatcctattcagagaagccttcccaggcatcgcataattgtcgcttactatctgatgttctgttgttggctgtttatcgatccatttcctgtattgctatgtactgtatatgcattatcctacttgtgagtatgtattttccctggataatgattaaccttccattttgaagccaagccctcccttcagtctatctgccttggtccaggcctcggaggttgagaggaactgctggacctcttaccctttcccgtcaccactcccttctccttctgtgtcatgtctttttagattgtaatcctgagggcagggaaccgtctaactaaaaggattgcatgtacagcgctgtgtaaatttacagcgcttcataaataaaggttaataataataatcccctaTAAGTTCCAATCAAGTTCTCTCAAAGGCTTCCTAACAGAAATGACAACAAAACAGAAGATATATTCCTCTAAATATAACTGTCATGTGTTCTATTTGCAAGCCTTTTAGATCATTAGATCTACAGAGAACAGGTAGAGAAAGTTGCATAGAGTTCCTAAATTAAGGTACCATCAGGTATTTCTATCACacactagtttttaaaaatctgcaaatattTATTGTTCAGAATTTGTTTTCTGATTACTGGCATTGGTGTTACTAatgatcatagaaacatagaatcattgaatcatagaataatagactcgtagagttggaagagaccacaagggccatccagtccaaccccctcaaagcatccccgacagatggccatccagcctctgcttaaagacctccaaggagggagactccaccagatgttgctgagggagcatattccactgtcaaacagcccttaatgtcaggaagttctttctaatgttgagatggaatctcttttcctgcagcttgcatccattgttccaggtcctgttctctagagcagcagaaaacaagcttgctccctcctcaatgtgacatcccttcaaatatttaaacagggctattatatcacctctgaactttctcttctccaggctaaacatcctcagctccctaagtcgttcctcatagggcattgtttccagacccttcaccattttagtcgccctcctttggacacgctccagtttttcaacatcctttttgaattgtggtgcccagaactggacacaatattccaggtggggcctgaccagagcacaatagagtggcactattacttcccttgatctagacacttatacttctattgatgcagcctaaaattgcactggccttttttagctgcctcatcgccctgttgactcatgttcaacttgtggtctacttggattcctacaTCCCTTCAGAGTTcttcagtacagttggccctccttatacatggattttttatacacagattcaagcatccacagcttgaaaatatcccaaaaagGTATAAGTTTCAAgtatcaaacattgatttttccattttgtataagggacaccatgttgctataccattgtatttaatgggacttgagcatgcatggattttgttattcatgggagttcctggaaccaaaccccagcatctTTGGGCCTACCAAGATGAAGAGTTCTCATTCTTTCTGTATATCAGCAGATACTGCTTGATGTAGCCCGATGGGATTCAATTTAAAGGAGAGATTTTGagaaaattttatatttttatgcttCTTCCCCCATGATGTCATATCAGTAAGTACAACATGAAAATctcttcatttttatatttacatATGTCTTTATTTCACAGATCTACTGGACATGTCCTACAGAAGATGTAGAGAGTTTTGAGGTTGCTTATTATGAAATAATGGAGGAAGATGTTGCTGAAAATTTAATCCAGCCACAACTGATGGGCGTACTTACTGGGATAGTACAACAGAATCTGGAAATACATAACCTAACACCTAATACAGAATATCTCTTTAAAGTTCGAGCTGTGAATGAGAATGGACCGGGTGAATGGAGTGAAGTTTGTAAGGTACAATTAGTTCATGTTGCATGTACTGTTCTGCCAAGTTGATACAATGTAGAGAATccattaatttaaaatgttttagcacTCTTTTGCAGACTGTGTCTCCATTCACATTTCATTGTATATAGTACATGGTTTAATGTGGAAAATAGTAGGTGTTTTGAGTTTGTGGCCCATactataaaatatatttcttttttattattattaaatttttattacaaatattacaaatataacaTTCACCCCCTACCCCCTCACCCAACCAACCATCAGGGTACAACATCACAACAACCAACCCAACA from Sceloporus undulatus isolate JIND9_A2432 ecotype Alabama chromosome 3, SceUnd_v1.1, whole genome shotgun sequence encodes the following:
- the TRIM42 gene encoding tripartite motif-containing protein 42; the protein is MATMSCACCLTCPCCPGCKCCDFCIKFRNFVNNITSGRCCSCWRFLFSDERQCNCCFCPHSEDSRCQCCHCSCSENPNCRCCCCSCSTNRNCKCLCCTDENTDCQCYDSRCCSYLTYLPYRPKYRLRRHKIGSDISIVSLDKTISAHDFVDQLICPLCQRLFTRPFMLPCNHCICDKCILRSQAEAEVTENFFIIVCPSCHKAHCLPFARKIQLRVNYLRAKLARKYMRRHGFLRWRFDRSYLPVYCQVCDEQRKATKRCVTCQLNYCNICLRNFHQDVTYQNHIYAKIGDEVWEETNCMLHGDSLLSKYCLDDNELVCEYCCDAQHSDHDTVTLPIACSKLAAALFAAIAKFKKVRYIIDNDLMEVLVLKSNFKSYKETKRKEIRNGFIRLRIILQEREKELMEAVENLELQKQKALYEYAAYTTKRIQQMDSLMLYSKEALKETSQFSFLQSASCLIREIEDSIANIYQPSPHLKEDPIKHLKVNFDQLSESLQNIFPSLASKLRYDKMMKYPYPSSSDIMIPRNISSAHIPNPLGLNRSQSLASFSSLGDQAMSNELLQRPRSSPPSDVRTNGMYAVWNASSDTSKNARNYQNLGTLFNQELLGEQSTSVPGLVVVYQTLVYPTVAKIYWTCPTEDVESFEVAYYEIMEEDVAENLIQPQLMGVLTGIVQQNLEIHNLTPNTEYLFKVRAVNENGPGEWSEVCKVVTPDLRAKVKGRWGLLKHVQAAFHKPTSTAT